A window of the Cannabis sativa cultivar Pink pepper isolate KNU-18-1 chromosome X, ASM2916894v1, whole genome shotgun sequence genome harbors these coding sequences:
- the LOC115700881 gene encoding zinc-finger homeodomain protein 5 isoform X3 translates to MEFRAQDNEMRTSPAGTLTYNTHVSKEGGGGERRSRSVNNNHNHNHNGSTNTMSCTNQTLDTNYPPRLSFHNQTGQLHGSRDPDPDRVTTLPITTTFSPSGASANKSSSKTTSSSAIRYRECLKNHAASTGGNIYDGCGEFMPSGEEGSLEALKCAACQCHRNFHRKEIDGESQLYSPSSRRSSSTNATTLMLNALQLPPPLPSPSGFHHHHHHHKYFNHGAPQIIQPMNVAFGGGGAAGTESSSEDLNIYGSTAEAAAAAAAAPPPFGSKKRFRTKFTQEQKDKMLEFSEKVGWRFQKQNEEEVERFCAEVGIRRQVLKVWMHNNKSTMMKTKPNNNNNNNNQDMNRVVLMNDDNNMVASNHHQSSIDES, encoded by the exons ATGGAATTTAGAGCTCAAGATAACGAGATGAGGACGTCACCAGCTGGGACATTGACATATAATACCCATGTGAGTAaagaaggaggaggaggagaaAGAAGATCAAGATCggttaataataatcataatcataatcataatgGTTCTACAAACACTATGAGTTGCACTAATCAAACCCTAGACACTAACTACCCACCTCGCTTAAGTTTCCATAACCAAACCGGCCAGCTTCATGGGTCTAGAGATCCGGACCCAGATCGGGTTACCACCTTGCCCATAACGACGACGTTTTCGCCTTCGGGAGCTTCAGCCAATAAGTCTTCCTCCAAAACCACATCATCCTCCGCTATCAGGTACAGAGAATGCCTTAAGAACCACGCGGCCAGCACCGGCGGCAACATCTACGATGGCTGCGGTGAGTTCATGCCAAGTGGCGAAGAAGGATCTCTGGAAGCTCTCAAATGCGCTGCTTGTCAGTGCCACCGGAATTTTCACCGGAAAGAGATCGACGGTGAGTCTCAATTATACAGTCCGAGTTCAAGAAGATCGTCAAGTACAAATGCTACTACTCTGATGCTGAATGCTCTACAACTCCCTCCACCATTGCCATCTCCATCTGGGTTTCATCACCATCACCATCACCACAAGTATTTCAACCACGGCGCCCCTCAGATTATTCAGCCGATGAATGTTGCTTTCGGTGGTGGCGGAGCAGCAGGTACCGAATCTTCGAGCGAAGATCTTAATATTTACGGATCCACCGCCGAGGCTGCTGCTGCTGCAGCGGCGGCACCGCCTCCTTTCGGGTCAAAGAAGCGGTTCAGGACAAAGTTCACGCAGGAGCAGAAAGATAAGATGCTGGAGTTCTCAGAGAAAGTTGGGTGGAGGTTTCAAAAGCAGAACGAGGAAGAGGTTGAGAGGTTTTGTGCTGAGGTTGGAATTAGACGACAGGTTCTCAAGGTTTGGATGCATAATAACAAGAGCACTATGATGAAGACTAAGcctaacaataataacaataataataatcaagacATGAATAGAGTAGTACTGATGAACGATGATAATAACATGGTCGCCTCCAATCATCATCAGTCATCTATTGATGAG AGCTAG
- the LOC115700881 gene encoding zinc-finger homeodomain protein 5 isoform X2, translating to MEFRAQDNEMRTSPAGTLTYNTHVSKEGGGGERRSRSVNNNHNHNHNGSTNTMSCTNQTLDTNYPPRLSFHNQTGQLHGSRDPDPDRVTTLPITTTFSPSGASANKSSSKTTSSSAIRYRECLKNHAASTGGNIYDGCGEFMPSGEEGSLEALKCAACQCHRNFHRKEIDGESQLYSPSSRRSSSTNATTLMLNALQLPPPLPSPSGFHHHHHHHKYFNHGAPQIIQPMNVAFGGGGAAGTESSSEDLNIYGSTAEAAAAAAAAPPPFGSKKRFRTKFTQEQKDKMLEFSEKVGWRFQKQNEEEVERFCAEVGIRRQVLKVWMHNNKSTMMKTKPNNNNNNNNQDMNRVVLMNDDNNMVASNHHQSSIDEVTYGC from the exons ATGGAATTTAGAGCTCAAGATAACGAGATGAGGACGTCACCAGCTGGGACATTGACATATAATACCCATGTGAGTAaagaaggaggaggaggagaaAGAAGATCAAGATCggttaataataatcataatcataatcataatgGTTCTACAAACACTATGAGTTGCACTAATCAAACCCTAGACACTAACTACCCACCTCGCTTAAGTTTCCATAACCAAACCGGCCAGCTTCATGGGTCTAGAGATCCGGACCCAGATCGGGTTACCACCTTGCCCATAACGACGACGTTTTCGCCTTCGGGAGCTTCAGCCAATAAGTCTTCCTCCAAAACCACATCATCCTCCGCTATCAGGTACAGAGAATGCCTTAAGAACCACGCGGCCAGCACCGGCGGCAACATCTACGATGGCTGCGGTGAGTTCATGCCAAGTGGCGAAGAAGGATCTCTGGAAGCTCTCAAATGCGCTGCTTGTCAGTGCCACCGGAATTTTCACCGGAAAGAGATCGACGGTGAGTCTCAATTATACAGTCCGAGTTCAAGAAGATCGTCAAGTACAAATGCTACTACTCTGATGCTGAATGCTCTACAACTCCCTCCACCATTGCCATCTCCATCTGGGTTTCATCACCATCACCATCACCACAAGTATTTCAACCACGGCGCCCCTCAGATTATTCAGCCGATGAATGTTGCTTTCGGTGGTGGCGGAGCAGCAGGTACCGAATCTTCGAGCGAAGATCTTAATATTTACGGATCCACCGCCGAGGCTGCTGCTGCTGCAGCGGCGGCACCGCCTCCTTTCGGGTCAAAGAAGCGGTTCAGGACAAAGTTCACGCAGGAGCAGAAAGATAAGATGCTGGAGTTCTCAGAGAAAGTTGGGTGGAGGTTTCAAAAGCAGAACGAGGAAGAGGTTGAGAGGTTTTGTGCTGAGGTTGGAATTAGACGACAGGTTCTCAAGGTTTGGATGCATAATAACAAGAGCACTATGATGAAGACTAAGcctaacaataataacaataataataatcaagacATGAATAGAGTAGTACTGATGAACGATGATAATAACATGGTCGCCTCCAATCATCATCAGTCATCTATTGATGAG GTTACGTATGGGTGTTAG
- the LOC115700881 gene encoding zinc-finger homeodomain protein 5 isoform X1: MEFRAQDNEMRTSPAGTLTYNTHVSKEGGGGERRSRSVNNNHNHNHNGSTNTMSCTNQTLDTNYPPRLSFHNQTGQLHGSRDPDPDRVTTLPITTTFSPSGASANKSSSKTTSSSAIRYRECLKNHAASTGGNIYDGCGEFMPSGEEGSLEALKCAACQCHRNFHRKEIDGESQLYSPSSRRSSSTNATTLMLNALQLPPPLPSPSGFHHHHHHHKYFNHGAPQIIQPMNVAFGGGGAAGTESSSEDLNIYGSTAEAAAAAAAAPPPFGSKKRFRTKFTQEQKDKMLEFSEKVGWRFQKQNEEEVERFCAEVGIRRQVLKVWMHNNKSTMMKTKPNNNNNNNNQDMNRVVLMNDDNNMVASNHHQSSIDEVSHNHDDEPVLDQEEVLDT; encoded by the coding sequence ATGGAATTTAGAGCTCAAGATAACGAGATGAGGACGTCACCAGCTGGGACATTGACATATAATACCCATGTGAGTAaagaaggaggaggaggagaaAGAAGATCAAGATCggttaataataatcataatcataatcataatgGTTCTACAAACACTATGAGTTGCACTAATCAAACCCTAGACACTAACTACCCACCTCGCTTAAGTTTCCATAACCAAACCGGCCAGCTTCATGGGTCTAGAGATCCGGACCCAGATCGGGTTACCACCTTGCCCATAACGACGACGTTTTCGCCTTCGGGAGCTTCAGCCAATAAGTCTTCCTCCAAAACCACATCATCCTCCGCTATCAGGTACAGAGAATGCCTTAAGAACCACGCGGCCAGCACCGGCGGCAACATCTACGATGGCTGCGGTGAGTTCATGCCAAGTGGCGAAGAAGGATCTCTGGAAGCTCTCAAATGCGCTGCTTGTCAGTGCCACCGGAATTTTCACCGGAAAGAGATCGACGGTGAGTCTCAATTATACAGTCCGAGTTCAAGAAGATCGTCAAGTACAAATGCTACTACTCTGATGCTGAATGCTCTACAACTCCCTCCACCATTGCCATCTCCATCTGGGTTTCATCACCATCACCATCACCACAAGTATTTCAACCACGGCGCCCCTCAGATTATTCAGCCGATGAATGTTGCTTTCGGTGGTGGCGGAGCAGCAGGTACCGAATCTTCGAGCGAAGATCTTAATATTTACGGATCCACCGCCGAGGCTGCTGCTGCTGCAGCGGCGGCACCGCCTCCTTTCGGGTCAAAGAAGCGGTTCAGGACAAAGTTCACGCAGGAGCAGAAAGATAAGATGCTGGAGTTCTCAGAGAAAGTTGGGTGGAGGTTTCAAAAGCAGAACGAGGAAGAGGTTGAGAGGTTTTGTGCTGAGGTTGGAATTAGACGACAGGTTCTCAAGGTTTGGATGCATAATAACAAGAGCACTATGATGAAGACTAAGcctaacaataataacaataataataatcaagacATGAATAGAGTAGTACTGATGAACGATGATAATAACATGGTCGCCTCCAATCATCATCAGTCATCTATTGATGAGGTAAGTCATAATCATGATGATGAACCAGTCCTTGATCAGGAAGAAGTATTAGATACTTAG
- the LOC115700903 gene encoding protein PHOTOSYSTEM I ASSEMBLY 2, chloroplastic, with amino-acid sequence MTTLNLIAYANHPLLSNHSQTPYFLLKTTSYHRRRRRLTPVLATGGFSLNSILKRCDTCSGKGAIECPGCKGTGKNKKNGNIFERWKCFDCQGFGLKSCPKCGKGGLTPEQRGER; translated from the exons ATGACCACTCTAAATCTCATTGCCTATGCCAATCATCCCTTACTCTCTAATCATTCTCAAACCCCTTATTTCCTACTCAAAACCACCTCATATCACCGGCGCCGGCGCCGACTAACACCAGTTTTGGCTACAGGAGGATTTTCGCTCAACTCC ATACTGAAGCGATGTGATACGTGTAGTGGCAAAGGTGCCATTGAGTGTCCTGGATGCAAG GGAACggggaaaaataaaaagaatgggAACATATTCGAGCGCTGGAA ATGTTTCGATTGTCAAGGATTTGGATTGAAGAGCTGTCCCAAATGCGGCAAAGGAGGGCTAACACCAGAACAAAGAGGAGAAAGATGA
- the LOC133032409 gene encoding secreted RxLR effector protein 78-like, whose protein sequence is MAVKLDMAKVFDRVEWAFISTILRKFDFPSRFIHLISDCISTATFQFNINGKVSGHVSPSRGIHQGDPLSPYLFMLCAKGFSSILQQQERNRALNGFKVAHSIPNIFHLLFADDSLLFCQASINSCNVIKEAPSLYERAMGLQVNFQNLPFIFLRTLPFGIKP, encoded by the coding sequence ATGGCAGTTAAGCTGGATATGGCCAAAGTTTTTGATAGAGTGGAATGGGCTTTCATCTCGACTATTTTAAGGAAATTTGATTTCCCTTCTCGATTTATACATCTCATTTCTGATTGCATTTCGACGGCCACCTTCCAGTTTAATATCAATGGCAAAGTCTCTGGTCATGTTTCTCCCTCTCGGGGTATTCATCAAGGTGACCCCCTCTCCCCTTATCTTTTCATGCTTTGTGCCAAGGGTTTTTCTTCAATCCTTCAGCAACAGGAAAGAAACCGGGCTCTTAATGGTTTCAAAGTGGCGCACAGCATCCCGAACATTTTCCATCTCCTTTTTGCTGATGACAGTCTCCTCTTCTGTCAGGCTTCCATTAATTCGTGCAACGTCATTAAAGAGGCTCCCAGTCTCTATGAAAGGGCCATGGGGCTTCAAGTGAATTTTCAAAATCTTCCCTTTATTTTTCTCCGAACGTTGCCCTTCGGGATCAAACCCTGA
- the LOC115703185 gene encoding protein RADIALIS-like 4 — MSSSAGSSSFCHAWTSKQNKQFEKALAVYDKDTPDRWQNVAKAVGGKTPDEVKRHYEILVQDLLKIESDQFPTPNYRGSVSACNHLRGFPNDHNNDQHRRMRNLKL; from the exons atgtcatcATCTGCAGGGTCATCATCATTCTGTCATGCTTGGACGTCTAAGCAAAACAAGCAATTTGAAAAGGCTTTAGCTGTGTATGACAAGGACACCCCTGACCGATGGCAAAATGTGGCCAAAGCAGTGGGTGGGAAGACTCCAGACGAAGTCAAGAGACACTACGAAATCCTTGTGCAGGACCTCCTCAAAATTGAATCTGACCAATTCCCTACACCCAATTACAGAGGCTCTGTCTCTGCCTGCAACCACCTTAGAGGATTTCCTAATGATCATAATAATGATCAACACAG GCGAATGAGGAATCTTAAGCTCTGA
- the LOC115700912 gene encoding U-box domain-containing protein 5, which translates to MERSSGVQDFPYYFQVKVHRLICVELLKFLDRISQIFSAIESSRPRGSSAIPALCSLQDSMDKAKSIIQHCSESSKLYLAITGETILSRCEKIRKTLDSCLSQIQNMVPLLLAAKVSGIIHDLRNANFLFDSADKEAGNAILALMQQDVAAATGKELEAFKLAALQLKITSPLAVLIEKRSIKRLIDKVGDSSKTRKKILHYLLNLLRKHGNVILQCQSNSTTSAEELLDYDDQCVSSPEPPQEFKCPISGRLMYDPVIIASGKTFERIWIERWFDECNHTCPITNTKLDHMLVTPNCAMKALITKWCSIYEILIPNPCLQPFPASISRLKISGYSSIVSFGSSMGHLKLQISNVSIHSSSNSCGSDLSGSAGNYDFKNGVIQMNSESQNSHSSDCSHGNVLGLIFKFAEISWESQCKVVEDVKEKLYSSDQGYLWTTSDDYVNPLIKFMNKARELCNLKAQREGAEVLLAILTKNRNEMPPFQLGDSIYVLTSYLDSEITGEVLAIIEILSHEQSYHSMMLVSGVLPSMLKVLQTHTREFHILAMKILSNLSTDRDIGYHMVYLDYIPKLVLFLDDRLLSVYVIEIIKKLCSIEEARVGVADNIAAIGKLLEQGVKEQEHVLNILQSLCHDGPQYCQLVMSEEIVECLVHLSVNGNSKVKSIALELLKYFGQTTCCSASVLSTPHTLNTSSSPCVSKRQRPSSRVFWLLGRDMSIFSKGR; encoded by the exons ATGGAACGTAGTTCAGGTGTTCAAGATTTTCCATATTATTTCCAAGTTAAG gtgcATCGATTAATATGCGTAGAGCTCCTGAAATTCCTTGATAGAATATCACAGATATTTTCAGCCATCGAGTCTTCTCGACCACGAGGCTCGTCTGCAATACCAGCACTATGCTCATTGCAAGATTCAATGGATAAAGCCAAGTCAATAATTCAGCACTGCTCTGAGTCTAGTAAACTTTATttg GCAATTACTGGAGAAACGATACTGTCAAGATGTGAAAAGATACGTAAAACCTTGGATTCTTGTTTAAGCCAAATTCAAAATATGGTTCCATTACTGCTGGCTGCAAAG GTATCAGGAATCATTCATGATCTAAGGAATGCAAATTTTCTATTTGATTCTGCAGACAAAGAGGCTGGAAATGCTATACTAGCACTGATGCAGCAGGACGTAGCTGCCGCCACCGGAAAAGAACTCGAGGCTTTTAAACTTGCAGCTCTACAGCTTAAAATTACATCCCCTTTGGCAGTGTTGATAGAGAAAAGGTCTATTAAGAGGCTGATTGATAAAGTAGGTGATAGTTCAAAAACaaggaaaaaaatattgcaCTATCTTTTGAATCTTCTAAGGAAACATGGGAATGTGATCTTGCAATGCCAAAGCAATAGTACCACATCTGCTGAAGAGCTTCTTGATTATGATGATCAGTGTGTTTCATCACCCGAACCGCCTCAAGAATTTAAATGTCCCATCTCTGGGAGGTTGATGTATGATCCTGTGATTATTGCCTCTGGGAAGACATTTGAGAGAATTTGGATAGAGAGGTGGTTTGATGAGTGTAATCACACTTGCCCCATAACTAATACAAAGCTTGATCACATGTTAGTCACTCCAAATTGTGCAATGAAGGCACTCATCACAAAATGGTGTTCCATCTATGAAATTCTTATTCCTAATCCTTGTCTACAACCTTTTCCTGCTTCGATTTCAAGGTTAAAGATTTCAGGTTACAGTTCTATTGTCAGCTTTGGCAGTTCTATGGGCCATTTGAAACTTCAGATCAGCAATGTGTCAATTCACTCTTCTAGCAATAGTTGCGGTTCAGATTTATCAGGCAGTGCTGGAAATTATGACTTCAAGAACGGGGTTATTCAGATGAATTCTGAATCTCAAAATTCTCACTCTTCTGATTGTAGCCATGGAAATGTATTAGGTTTGATCTTCAAGTTTGCAGAAATTTCATGGGAATCACAGTGCAAGGTAGTGGAGGATGTAAAGGAGAAATTGTATAGTAGTGACCAAGGTTATCTTTGGACAACTTCGGATGATTACGTAAATCCATTGATCAAATTTATGAATAAAGCAAGAGAACTGTGTAATCTAAAAGCACAAAGAGAAGGGGCAGAAGTGCTTTTGGCAATTTTGACTAAGAACAG GAATGAAATGCCACCCTTTCAATTAGGAGACTCCATTTATGTGTTGACATCCTACTTAGATTCAGAGATCACTGGAGAAGTCCTTGCAATCATAGAAATTTTATCTCATGAACAGAGCTATCATTCCATGATGTTGGTTTCTGGTGTTCTTCCCTCCATGTTAAAAGTCCTTCAAACTCACACTAGAGAGTTCCACATTCTTGCTATGAAGATACTGAGTAATCTATCCACAGATAGGGACATAGGTTACCACATGGTGTATTTGGATTACATCCCAAAGTTGGTTCTATTCTTAGATGACAGACTTCTTTCGGTGTATGTCATTGAAATTATAAAGAAGTTATGTAGCATAGAGGAGGCCAGGGTTGGAGTTGCTGATAACATTGCTGCCATTGGAAAACTACTAGAGCAAGGTGTAAAGGAACAAGAACATGTATTGAACATACTACAGTCACTATGCCATGATGGACCTCAATATTGTCAACTTGTAATGAGTGAAGAAATAGTTGAGTGTTTAGTCCATCTATCAGTAAATGGAAACTCCAAGGTGAAATCAATTGCACTAGAGTTACTCAAGTATTTCGGGCAGACGACATGTTGTAGTGCCTCAGTACTTTCTACTCCTCATACACTTAATACCTCATCATCCCCATGCGTCTCTAAAAGACAGAGACCATCTTCCAGAGTGTTTTGGTTGCTGGGTAGGGATATGTCAATATTCTCGAAAGGCAGATAG
- the LOC115703187 gene encoding CBS domain-containing protein CBSX3, mitochondrial, whose amino-acid sequence MQRIVKAVNSCQQMVKAAILEHSSHGRDRTKIEKIFSRFGWSLSVQEKGLENVTVAEVLMAKGGENTGSWLCCHSDDIVNDAVKNMARNNIGSLVVLKPGHVQHVAGIITERDYLRKIVLEGRSPIHTRVGEIMTDESKLITVKSNTNIFEAMQIMTEKQIRHVPVIDGRLVGMISIKDVVRAVVQQQSGELKRLNEFIKGDYY is encoded by the exons ATGCAAAGAATTGTGAAAGCTGTGAATTCATGCCAGCAAATGGTGAAAGCTGCAATATTAGAGCATTCATCACATGGGAGAGACAGGACCAAAATAGAGAAGATATTTTCCCGTTTTGGTTGGTCTTTATCCGTACAAGAGAAAGGATTAGAAAATGTAACGGTGGCAGAGGTACTCATGGCCAAAGGTGGAGAAAATACAGGCTCTTGGCTCTGTTGCCATTCAGACGACATAGTCAATGATGCCGTTAAAAAT ATGGCTCGAAACAACATCGGATCTTTAGTTGTACTAAAGCCGGGACACGTACAACATGTTGCTGGGATCATTACAGAAAGAG ATTATCTAAGGAAAATAGTTTTAGAAGGAAGATCTCCAATACATACAAGAGTAGGAGAAATAATGACTGATGAG AGCAAATTAATTACAGTGAAATCTAACACAAACATTTTTGAAGCCATGCAGATTATGACAG AGAAACAAATTAGGCATGTTCCAGTAATCGATGGTAGGTTGGTTGGCATGATCTCTATCAAGGATGTTGTCCGAGCAGTGGTGCAACAGCAAAGTGGGGAACTTAAACGATTGAATGAGTTCATTAAAGGAGATTACTATTAG